ATACCTCACCGACCCCCTGAGCGGCCAGACCGAATATTGTTACGACGCCGAAGACCAATTGGTCAAACTGTTTGACCCCCTTCGCGCCGAAACCCGTTACGAATACGATGGCGTGGGCAACCTGACCCGCCTGATTGACCCCCTGGGCGAAGTGACCACCTTTGCCTACGACCCGGCTGGCAACCTGCGCTTTGTGACCGACCCCAATAACCACACCCGCGAATACATCTACGACCGCATTGACCGCTTGACCCGCGAACTTGACCCGCTGGGCCATGAAGTCCAAACCGGCTACGACCCGGTGGGCAATGTGCTCACCCTCACCGACCCCAACGGCCACACCACCACCCTGGCCTACGATGAAAACGACAACCTGGTCACCATTACCGACCCCCTGGGCCACGACGTGAGCTACAGTTACGACGAAGAAGACAACCAGACCGCCGCCGCCGACCAGCGCGGGAACACCACCTCGTTTGCATACAACTTGCGCGGGTTGGTGGTCACCGTGACCGAGCCGGGCGACTACCAGACCCACTTTGAACACGACGGCAGCGCCAACCTGGTCAAAACGACGAACGCCAAAGGGCAAACGACCCATTACGCCTACGACCCCGTTGGCCTGCTGGTCAAAGAAACCAACCCCCTGGGCTTTGAAACCAATTACGCCTACGACGCCGCCGACCGGCTGGCCGCCGTGACCGACGCCGAGGGGAATGTCACCGCCTACGGTTACGACGCCAACGACCGCCTGACCGGCGTGACCGACGCCCTGGGCGGCGTGACCGCCTACAGTTACGACAAGGCGGGCCGCCTGACCGTTATCACCGACGCCAACCAATCCGTAACCCGCTTTGCCTACAACAAACGCGGCGAACTGGTCAAAGAAATCAACCCCCTCACCAACACCTGGGAATACCATTACGACGGCGCGGGCCAGTTGACCATGCGCCGCGACGCCGCCTGGCAGCCAACCTATTACGATTACGACGCCGCCGGCCAACTGGTCAAAATCCGCTACCCCTCGGCCATCGGTACCAGCGGTACGGAGGTCAGCTTTGCCTACGACCCCGCCGGCAATGAAATTGGCATGACCGACTGGAACGGGACCATCAGCCACGAGTACGATGAACTCAACCGCCGCGTGAAAACCATCAACTTTGACGGCGCTGCGCTGCAATACAGCTACGACCCCGCCTCTAACCTGACCGGCCTGACCTACCCCAACGGCGATACCGTGACCTACGGCTACAACGCCCGCAACCTGCTGACCGGCCTGCGCGACCACTTTAACCAGACCACCGTATACGCTTACGACGCCCTGGGCGCTATTGCCCAGATTACCCGCCCCAACGGGGCCAACACCGGCTACAGCTATGATGACGCCAACCGCCTGACCGGCATTACCCACCAAAAAGGCGCGGACAACTTCTCCGCCTTTGCCTACGCCCTGGACAAAGTGGGCAACCGCGCCCAAATTGGCGAGCTGCGCGCCTTCACCGGCAGCGGCAGCCCCGTGGCCGTGACCACCATTAAACATTATGATTACGACGCGCTCTACCGCCTGACCGGGGCCGCCACCGACCGGGGCCAGGATGTTGTTTACGCCTACGACCCCGTAGGCAACCGCCTGGCGCAGACCGGCATTCCCCAGGCCATTGACCCCACCGACGCCATCCAACCCATCCGCCCCGCCCCGCCCATTACCAACACTTACACCTACAACGCGGCCAACCAGCTTTTAGCCGTTAGCCGCGAGCAGTCAGCCGTTAGCTTTGAGTATGATGATAAGGGCAACCGCTTGAGCGAGACCGAAGTGCTGACCGACGGCACGACCTTGCTGACCAGTTACACCTGGGATCACGAAAACCGGCTGGTGGGCGTGACCAAGAGTATCAGCGACAGCGCGGCCATCACCGCCACCATGGTGGCCACCTACACCTACGACGGCTACGGCCGCCGCATCAAAAAAGAAGTCAGCAACGACCCATTCACAATTCACAATTCACCATTCACCATTAATTATTTGTACAACGGCCTCGATCCCATTGCCGACACCGAAACGCAAACCATCAGCGGCAGCAGCGTGACCACCGCCACCCACTACATCTGGGCCAACGGCGGCATTGCCGAAATTGAGCGCCTGCCCAACCCCGCTACCGGCTTTGCGGGCGACATCCACTGGACCCACACCGACGGCCTGGGCAGCCTGGTAGACCTGACCGACGCCGCCGGCGACAGCGTAACCCAGGTGTATTACGACGAGTACGGCCAATTATTGACCGGCTTTGAAAGCCTGACCCGTTACAGCTATACTGGTCAGGAATATGATGCGGAAACAGGGTTGTATCACTTTTATGCGCGGTATTATGATGCGGAGAATGGGGTGTGGTTGAGCCAGGATAGTTATCGGGGACGTATGTTTGAGCCTACAACTTTGCGCAGATATGTTTATGTAGGAGATAATCCCATTAACTATGTTGATATTTATGGCTATGATAGGGAGACAGGGGGAGATAGTAATGTAGACATTCAATTACCTGATATGACACAATGGTTAATAGATGAAATTATTAGAAATACGTATATTACTATCACAATGTACAACTTAGATAATCTGGTAGGCCAAGCTCAAGCATTGTATTTTTTCTATCAACAAGTAAAAACAGGGGGTTCTTGGGATTATAAAAATAATACATTAAAGCAGTACGCAGATACAGGAATTATCTTGTGCGGAAAAGTATGTGCAAATGATGTTCCAGGAAATATAGTCTATGGTTATATGGGATTGTTCGTAGGATTGTGGGAAAGTATATTAGCGGATGCAGCGGGATATGTGCATATTAAACCTTATGTGACCCAAGAGGACATGCTTAAACTCGTTCAACTCAACCTAGAAATGCCATGGTATACATCGTTTTTAGATGATCCACTTGACCAAAATGCTATAAAGATTGGTTTTAAATTATTTAGAAAGGGATTATCAAAAGAAAACCTTTGTGAAATAATCAAATCTTTTAATTTAAGATTACCTTGATAAAAATAGTTTTGTAGGTTGGGTTTCGACCCAACACCCTCCGCGCCCTCTGCGTCTCGGCGGTAAACAAATCCACCGCAAGAGGCGCAGAGAACGCAGAGGAAAAGCATAAAAAAACTCCGCGCCCTCGGCGTCTCGGCGGTAAAAATCATCCCACCGCAAGAGGCGCGGAGTGCGCAGAGAAAAGCATAAAAACCTCCGCGTCCTCGGCGTCTCGGCGGTAAACAATCCACCGCAAGAGGCGCAGAGTTCGCAGAGGGAAAATGTACCTTACCAAAACCAACTTATAACGAATCTGCCTGCCAACGGGCTATAAACTCGGTGGGGGAAAGTACGGTAAAGGTTATATGTACAAATGCGCATATTCAGCCTCGAAGATTTCATATCGAGTTTGGCGCATTTTCTCAACAATGGCCTCTTTGGTGGCCCCAACCTGTAATCCGCCTTCGCGCTCAATCAGGTTGCGCAGTTCGGCCCAACCATGTAACCAGGCTCGTTTTTGATAGGCCAATTCGGCCCATTGAGTTAACATTTCTACCGGCTCCAGTTGCTCTTCGGCGGCCAGGGCTTGCAATTTATCATATAAATTAGCCGGAAGTTCAAGAGTCACAACAGGTGTATCCATCATTTTGCCTCACGCTTGTTTAGCGAAATAAACTGTGCTGAAATTTATTGTAGCATAATAGAGACCGGAAAGCCAAGTTGGTTGTCGGCGGGTAGATTGACGTAGTAAGTTTTGACATCCCTTTGCGTCTCGGCGGTGCAAAAGATCAATCCACCGCAAGAGGCGCGGAGGTCGCAGAGGAAAACAGGTTGGCACTTTATCAACTTAATCAGGGATAATCGTTGGGGTTGGCGGTCATCAGTCCCTCGGCCTGGGCGGCGGCCAGCAGGTCAAGGTCGGCGGAAAGAAGCGTTAAAGCGGGGAGTTCCTGCTGTAGCAGGGTTTCTTGCGTAAACAGAGCGCAGGCCAGGTGAACCGCATCATACCCGCGCAGTTTTTGACGGCGGATCAGGGCCATCGCCCGGCTGATGATGGCTTGGTTTACCTCTACCAACCAATATTGGTCACGCGCATCACGGTGCAGGTCGCGCAGCAAGCCATCCAGCACCGGCGCGGCCAGAACCCCGTGCCGTTGTTTGGCCGCCAAAGCTGCCGCAATCTCTACCAGGCCGATATTGGCCACCACAAGCGTATGACCGGCAGCGGGGTCAACCAAAGTTTGCAGCCAGTCGCTGCCGCTTTCGGTCACATAACGTTTAACCAGGGCGCTGCTGTCGGTATAAAAGGTGGTCATCCCTCTCTCCGGCGTTGGGAGATCAAAATTTCGCTGGTTGGTGGGCCGGGCAGTTCCGGCGGCGGCTGGCGCGGCGCGGCCGGTTTATCTGTTTCTTTGATAGACAAATGACGGATGAACCCCGTGCTTAATAAAGCCTGCCTTACTTTGTCTTGCTCGGTTTGCTGGAGATTAAGCTGAGCCAGGCCCAACTTAAGCGCCCGGCGAATATCTTCCGGGCTGAGGGATGCGTCTTGTAACCAATCTGTGGGGATGGTAACGGTAATGGTCTCCATAATTATCTGAACCTGCTATCAATTATTAATAACCAAACACGATACTGCGTAACCATTATCCTCATTTTTGCTTCCTTAACGTGAGGATACAAACATTTTAGCACGCCGTTATAGGCTTGCCAAGTTGAAAGAATATTTCCTCCGCGTCTCTGCGATAAACAATCCACCGCAGAGGCGCGGAGTGCGCCGAGAAAAAGCATAAAAAAACCTCCGCGCCCTCTGCGTCTCGGCGGTGCAAACCATCCCACCGCAAAGGCGCGGAGGGCGCAGAGAAAAGCGTAAAAACTAATCAATTTGCAGATTTGCGATTTGCAGATTTGCCCATTTTCAAAGGAGTCGTCTTATGCGTCTCAAACTAACCGCATCAATTGTTATTGCCGTCATTTTTATCACCCTGGCCGCCGCGCCGCTCATCCTGGCCGCGGACCCGGAAATTGTGCCGCTGGGCCAGGCCCAGAGCGACCCGCGCGCCGCCTACCGCGCCCTCTTCAACCATATCAGCCAGGGCGGGCGCATTGGGCGCAGCGGGCCTTTACCTATGATGCCGTCAGCTACCCCGCGGGCACGCTCTATGCCCCGGACGGCATAGACGGCAGCGGCTACGATAGCCTCATCGCTGCCAGCCCAGTAGAGGCCAAACCGGCCCTGGCCCTCAACGCCCAGGGCGCGCGGGTGGCCGTGTTCCGCACCACCGTAACCGGCGACTTTGGCCGGGTGGATTGGGAAGTGGCCGACGTGCGCGAGGCGTTGGGCACCTATCTCTGGGGCGGGCTGCGGTATGACGTGCTGGATGAAACGGATTTGGCCGCCGCCGACCTGTCGAAATACGCCATTCTCATTTTGCCCTCGGTGCGGTGGGGCAATGAGGCGCAAGTGACCGCCGCGCTCAGCCAAAACGCCTTAAACAACATTCGCGCCTTTGCGCAAAACGGCGGCTTTTTGTACGCCCAATCCAACGGCGCGGTGGTGGCCCAGGCCGCGGGGGTTATTCCCGCCGGCACGGTTGACCTGTCGGCCACGCTGGTGCTGACCACGGGCGCGGAGTTCAATGCGGGCCAACTGGCCGTGCTGAACCCGGCCTCGCCCCTTACCTTCTCCTGGCTCACCGGCAGCCTCTACCTGCTCACCGACCCCGTTTACCAGCCCGGCTCCTTGGAAGTTGTGGCCGAATACTCCAACCTGGACGGCCCCAACCAACCGGCCATCCTCACCGGCGCGGTGGGCAAAGGGCGGGTCATCCTGGTCAACGGCCATCCCACCGCCCCCACGCGCCGCCCGCAACTGCCGGTTTTCTTCAACGCCATCCTGTGGGCGCTGGGCCATCCGGCGGAACTGTTTGGCGATGCCGCGCAAACCTACAACCCCGCGCTCGACCCGCACCTGCTGCCCGCCTATGAACCCAGCGCGCCGGTCAGCGTGATCCTCACCTTTGCCAATGTATGGGACACGCCCATGGAAAACGTGGTCATCACCGAGATTGTGACCGAAGGCTTCACCGTAGACCCGGCCAGCCTCAACCCGGCGGCAACCGTTATCCCCCAAACCAATCCCACCCAAACCCTGGTGGTCTGGGATTTAGGCACAGTAGCCCCCGGCGAGTTCAAACTCAATTTTATCGCCCGCACCAACGACATGGTGCTGCGTAAAGGCGAAATCACCTTTGCCACCGGGCAGGCCGAATTTACCCACCAGGGCAAGGCCCACATAGTCACGCACCAACCCTTTCGGCTGACCTCTCGCATGGCCGCCCGCCTTCAACTTGACCGGGACATCGAATTGGACCGCCAATATTACATCCCCGCCCAGGGCCTTTACCTGGATGTCGCCGCGCCCATCGAAAACAAAGAAGACACCCTGGCCTCGGCCCTGGTGTTCACCGATGTGGTTTTGCTCATCGCGCCCATTGTTGGCCTGGACGACCAGGAAACCATTCTTGACCTCAACAGCGGCGAGACCATCTGGGTGCGCAACGAGCCTTTCTTTTATAATGAACCGGGATCGCCCTACTTTGCCGCCAACGGTTACGCCCCCGGTGATACCATTACCCTGGCCGATTGGGACGGCGCGTACGCCGTGTTTGACGTGCCCTACGGCACGCACCTGTGCGGCCTGAGTAGCGGGGGCGAAATCGGGACGACAGGCACGGGCAACTGCGTCACCATTCCCGTCACCTACACCAACTACATCACTATCACCAGTGACTATAAACTCCTGCTGCCGGTCAAAGTGCTGACCTGGGATATGGGCAGTTGGCCGGGGTACCACTACGAAGAACCGGCCCTGCGTTACGGCATCCATTCCCGCGAGCTGGAAGGCCGCACCGTCACCTTTGACGGCGACCCCGGCATTGCGCCGGAGCAGGTGGTTATCCAGGGCAGCGGCGGCAGCATCTACACCCACCTGGGCGATTTTCCCATCTTTTACCGCGACCACGTGGCCAGCGGTTTGGTGTACGTGCCGCAAGCGCCCACCCCGCCGATGATTAGCTACCGGGATATTTGGTCGCGTACCCACACCGCTACTTTGCGCAGCGCCTTTTACGATGTGTTCAGTTGGGCCTCCTGCGGCTCCTGCGGCCCCGGCACCGGCGAGCGCCACGCCATGCTAAACGTTACCTTTGGCCTGCGGGCCGATCTGGACGGCGACCACCACCGCGATGAAGAAATCCTCATCTACCCCAGCCAAATTGACGGGGCCAACCTGGACATTATGATCAAGGACAAAACCCTGCTGGCCGCCATTCCGGCCAACCAGATGGTCATTGATCTGGGCATGTTCAAAGGGTTGGGGGTTGACATCCGCCCCCGTTTTGGCAACTGGCCCAACTCCTGGTCGTCGCCCAACGCAAGCGTGCAATTAGTTGATATAGAAACCCCCTCCCCCGCTTACGACCACCTGCTCTTCCAGCACGAAGCGCCCGCCGGGGAAACGGTAGTGATTATGCTTCACGCCGCCATCAACAGTTACGATGACGTTGTCACCGAAGGAACCTGCAAACTGCACGACGGCGCTCGTTTCACCTATCGCCAGCAGTCCGCCGGGCCAAGCCGCTACGAGGCGTACGATACCCACGTGCAAGGCGTTTTGTGCGAAGCGCCGCAATTGACGGTGGTCAAGCAGGGCGCGCCCATCCAGGTCAGCACCTACGGCGATACCGTTTATTACGTTTTCGCCATTGATGACCTGAGTGACCCGCGCCTTCTGGAGCGCAATGGCCGGGGCGACCCCTTCCTCCAATCTTACGGTTTTGGCGATACCGCCGCCACCACCTACGTGGGGGGTCGAGAAGAAAAACAAATCTTGCACAGCATTGTGCAGCCCGGCGACCTGACCCGCATCCGGGTGGAATTGAACAACAACAGCCCGGTTGCGTGGAGCAACGTTACGGTCACGCCGCAGCCCCCGGCCGGCATCCGGGTAACCCGCACCTACACCGATTACCTTCCGCCCCCCATTTTCCACGACATCCCCTTTCTTTACCTGCAAAACATCCCCGAAGCCGGACGAGGCGTCTATTATTTTGATGTTTATATAGAGCCGGGCTACAGCGGCCCGCGCGGGCAAATCGTTGAAATTCC
The Anaerolineae bacterium genome window above contains:
- a CDS encoding type II toxin-antitoxin system VapC family toxin, with translation MTTFYTDSSALVKRYVTESGSDWLQTLVDPAAGHTLVVANIGLVEIAAALAAKQRHGVLAAPVLDGLLRDLHRDARDQYWLVEVNQAIISRAMALIRRQKLRGYDAVHLACALFTQETLLQQELPALTLLSADLDLLAAAQAEGLMTANPNDYP